From one uncultured Bacteroides sp. genomic stretch:
- the hcp gene encoding hydroxylamine reductase, whose translation MFCNQCQETAKNTGCTINGVCGKKEDTANIQDLLIFACQGLAFATIEARKKGIDTNVESKHITNGLFITITNANFDNVSIMKAINDCITLRDNLKTKASISEKNDALDWKGTSEADFHEKAKQVSTLFFDKDEDIRALKQYTLFGIKGIAAYAEHAFNLGFEEQDVYNFMEETLVMISKPMNLKDMLDWLVRTGEHGVKVMALLDKANTSTFGNPEISNVNIGVGKNPGILISGHDLNDLEQLLIQTEGKGVDVYTHSEMLPSHAYPHFKKYKHLVGNYGNAWHRQLDEFETFNGPVLFTTNCLVPPRKTTTYNDRIFTTGATGMPEWKVIDKKLVNGHKDFSEIIELAKKCPPPTEIENGEITIGFAHNQVLALADKILDAVNSGAIKKMVVMSGCDARQKSREYYTEFAKQLPKDTVILTSGCAKYRYNKLKLGDINGIPRVLDAGQCNDSYSWAVVALKLKEVLKLDDINKLPIIFNIAWYEQKAIIVHLALLYLGIKNTHIGPTLPGFLTPNLLKIVQDSFGVQTITTVEEDMKSFGLN comes from the coding sequence ATGTTTTGTAACCAGTGTCAGGAGACAGCCAAGAATACAGGCTGCACCATTAACGGAGTTTGCGGTAAAAAAGAAGATACCGCCAATATTCAGGATTTATTAATATTTGCGTGTCAGGGTCTTGCATTTGCAACTATCGAAGCCCGAAAGAAAGGGATAGATACCAACGTAGAGAGTAAGCACATTACTAATGGCCTGTTTATAACTATCACAAATGCGAATTTTGATAACGTTTCAATAATGAAGGCTATCAATGATTGCATCACTCTCCGGGATAACCTGAAAACAAAAGCAAGTATTAGTGAAAAAAATGATGCACTTGACTGGAAAGGAACAAGCGAAGCAGACTTTCATGAAAAAGCAAAGCAGGTTAGCACTTTGTTCTTTGACAAAGACGAAGATATCCGTGCATTGAAACAGTATACATTGTTTGGCATAAAAGGTATTGCAGCCTATGCGGAACATGCCTTCAATCTGGGATTCGAAGAACAGGATGTCTACAACTTCATGGAGGAGACTCTTGTTATGATTTCCAAACCTATGAACCTGAAAGATATGCTCGACTGGCTTGTAAGAACCGGTGAACATGGAGTTAAGGTGATGGCTTTGCTTGACAAAGCAAACACTTCCACTTTTGGAAATCCTGAGATTTCGAACGTTAATATCGGAGTTGGTAAAAATCCTGGTATCCTTATTAGCGGACACGATCTGAATGATTTGGAACAGCTATTAATACAAACCGAAGGTAAAGGCGTTGATGTTTATACTCATTCCGAAATGTTGCCTTCTCATGCCTATCCTCATTTTAAGAAGTACAAACATCTGGTGGGAAACTACGGAAATGCATGGCACCGCCAGCTTGATGAATTTGAAACATTTAATGGTCCTGTTCTTTTTACCACTAACTGCTTGGTACCTCCGCGTAAAACAACCACCTATAACGATAGGATATTTACAACAGGAGCTACAGGAATGCCCGAATGGAAAGTTATTGATAAGAAATTGGTTAATGGTCATAAAGACTTTTCTGAAATTATAGAACTGGCAAAGAAATGTCCGCCACCTACAGAAATTGAGAATGGTGAAATAACTATCGGTTTTGCACACAATCAGGTGTTGGCTCTTGCCGATAAGATTCTGGATGCTGTTAATTCCGGAGCTATAAAAAAAATGGTTGTGATGTCGGGTTGTGATGCTCGTCAGAAAAGCCGTGAATATTATACTGAATTTGCAAAACAACTGCCAAAAGATACTGTGATTCTTACTTCTGGATGTGCTAAATATCGCTATAACAAGTTGAAATTGGGCGACATCAATGGTATACCAAGAGTACTGGATGCCGGTCAGTGCAATGATTCATATTCATGGGCAGTAGTTGCGCTTAAATTAAAAGAAGTTCTGAAGCTGGACGACATTAATAAATTACCAATTATCTTTAATATTGCCTGGTACGAGCAAAAAGCAATCATTGTTCATCTTGCCCTGCTATATCTTGGAATAAAGAATACACATATCGGTCCTACTTTGCCTGGATTCTTAACTCCTAACCTTTTAAAAATTGTTCAGGACAGTTTTGGTGTTCAGACTATCACCACCGTAGAAGAAGATATGAAATCTTTTGGACTTAATTAA
- a CDS encoding hemerythrin domain-containing protein — protein sequence MEKASEELRHEHEAIKIALNVLDSIATKIQQSENVDVQDLKELVEFVVLFADKNHHGKEEDLYFPSLEEAGIPKDDGPIGVMLAEHEQGRSNIRAMRESVSEQNTDLQAFENAAFSYVALMRNHIEKENNILFMMGDRMIPEGIQNELLTKFREHEEKVIDEDKYNELQALLAKLENKYIS from the coding sequence ATGGAAAAAGCAAGTGAAGAATTGAGACATGAGCATGAAGCTATTAAGATAGCTCTGAATGTCTTAGACAGTATAGCAACAAAAATTCAGCAAAGTGAAAATGTAGATGTGCAGGATTTAAAAGAATTAGTTGAGTTTGTGGTTCTATTTGCCGACAAGAATCATCATGGAAAAGAAGAGGATTTATACTTCCCTTCTCTTGAGGAAGCTGGCATTCCTAAAGATGACGGACCTATTGGTGTAATGCTTGCAGAACACGAACAAGGCAGAAGCAATATCCGTGCAATGAGAGAAAGTGTTTCTGAACAAAATACAGATCTTCAAGCTTTTGAAAATGCTGCATTCTCTTATGTTGCTTTAATGAGAAATCATATTGAAAAAGAGAACAACATCTTGTTTATGATGGGAGATCGTATGATTCCCGAAGGTATACAGAATGAGCTATTAACAAAATTCAGAGAACACGAAGAAAAGGTTATTGATGAAGACAAGTATAATGAACTTCAGGCGTTACTGGCAAAGCTAGAGAATAAATATATTAGTTGA
- the ric gene encoding iron-sulfur cluster repair di-iron protein: MKDLRSMKVGDIVTEDFRAAEIFKREGIDFCCGGNQSLEQAAKEKNLNIAEIEYKLNNLDEVVSNRQLNYNDWNLDFLCDYIVNEYHNKVYKLLPQLMAYLNKLVQVHGANHPELKEIADLFSLVNTELPIHQRQEEDVFFPAIKEALRTNSVQAKEIITSQIAPMMDEHELIGGTIDKINVLSKRYSVPDDGCNTYRLTYKLLEEFEDDLHTHVHLENNILYPKALNLTK, encoded by the coding sequence ATGAAAGATTTAAGGAGTATGAAGGTAGGTGATATTGTCACTGAAGATTTTAGGGCTGCAGAGATATTTAAACGAGAAGGCATTGATTTTTGCTGCGGTGGAAATCAAAGTTTAGAACAGGCTGCAAAAGAAAAGAATCTGAATATAGCTGAAATTGAATATAAGCTGAATAATCTGGATGAGGTAGTTTCAAACAGACAGCTAAACTATAATGACTGGAATTTAGACTTCTTGTGTGATTACATAGTAAATGAATATCATAACAAGGTTTATAAACTTTTACCTCAATTAATGGCGTATCTGAATAAGCTTGTTCAGGTTCATGGAGCTAATCATCCGGAACTGAAAGAGATTGCTGATTTGTTTTCATTGGTAAATACTGAATTACCCATACATCAGCGACAGGAAGAAGATGTGTTTTTTCCGGCTATTAAAGAAGCACTGCGCACTAATTCAGTGCAGGCCAAAGAAATAATTACTTCACAAATAGCTCCGATGATGGATGAGCATGAACTGATAGGCGGTACAATAGACAAAATAAATGTGTTGAGTAAGAGGTATTCTGTTCCGGATGATGGTTGTAATACCTATCGTCTGACTTATAAATTACTTGAAGAGTTTGAAGATGATCTGCATACGCATGTGCATCTTGAAAATAATATTTTGTATCCTAAAGCATTAAACTTAACCAAATAG
- a CDS encoding (2Fe-2S)-binding protein — protein MDEDVEICHCNGIMKSEIVKAIKEKGLTTADEVGEETTAGTVCGSCIPDIEDILNEVNG, from the coding sequence ATGGATGAAGATGTTGAAATCTGCCATTGCAATGGCATAATGAAAAGTGAAATAGTGAAAGCTATCAAAGAAAAAGGGTTAACCACGGCAGATGAAGTAGGTGAAGAAACTACTGCCGGAACAGTTTGTGGAAGTTGCATTCCTGATATTGAAGATATATTAAATGAAGTAAACGGTTAA
- a CDS encoding Crp/Fnr family transcriptional regulator, whose translation MNKRDLAICPLFNNMSNEEHDAFLERNVKAKISFRKGETVVRQGEVINYLYLLVEGVVRTQMITQEGNVLEIELLEAVMPLAPAFIFANNNKYPVDVVTMEPCTFLKIAKSDWLNEMVHNEKLMINFLTLNSNMAVFLSMKLQMISLKSLKYKLAIFLLEKTTPEKNYFILKRTRTQLSEYFGVQRPSLARIIKELEDEGIIKTEGRVVTVLDRNKLAKI comes from the coding sequence ATGAATAAAAGAGATTTAGCCATCTGCCCGCTATTCAATAATATGAGTAATGAAGAGCATGATGCTTTTTTAGAAAGAAATGTAAAGGCTAAAATCAGTTTCAGGAAAGGTGAAACGGTAGTCCGGCAAGGTGAGGTGATCAATTATTTATATTTACTGGTAGAAGGTGTGGTGCGGACTCAAATGATTACACAGGAAGGAAATGTGCTGGAAATAGAATTGCTGGAAGCTGTGATGCCGCTTGCGCCGGCTTTTATCTTTGCGAATAACAATAAATACCCTGTTGATGTGGTAACAATGGAGCCGTGTACTTTCCTGAAAATAGCCAAATCGGACTGGCTCAATGAAATGGTTCATAATGAAAAACTGATGATTAACTTCTTGACACTAAATTCCAATATGGCCGTTTTTCTGTCAATGAAGTTGCAAATGATATCTCTCAAAAGCCTTAAATATAAGCTGGCTATTTTTTTATTGGAAAAGACTACTCCGGAAAAGAACTACTTTATACTTAAACGTACAAGAACTCAACTTTCTGAGTACTTCGGGGTACAACGCCCATCACTTGCCCGTATAATAAAGGAGCTGGAGGATGAAGGCATTATCAAAACTGAAGGCCGGGTTGTTACAGTCCTTGACAGGAATAAACTGGCAAAAATATAA
- a CDS encoding FKBP-type peptidyl-prolyl cis-trans isomerase — translation MSLKHKDYKEANMQFLEENLNEEGVMELPCGVQYKVILQGKGPVPGAKSTVKVHYKGTMIDGTVFDDSFSRKRPESFRVNEVITGWQEALQAMPLGSRWIIYIPYMLGYGTRAAGKIKPYSTLIFEVELLGVK, via the coding sequence ATGAGCTTAAAGCATAAAGATTACAAAGAAGCAAATATGCAGTTTCTGGAAGAGAACCTGAACGAAGAGGGTGTTATGGAACTGCCTTGTGGTGTGCAGTACAAAGTCATTTTACAGGGAAAAGGTCCTGTGCCTGGTGCGAAAAGTACCGTGAAGGTGCATTATAAAGGTACAATGATTGACGGAACGGTATTTGACGACTCTTTTAGCCGCAAACGTCCTGAGTCATTTCGTGTGAATGAGGTTATTACTGGTTGGCAGGAAGCTTTGCAGGCCATGCCTCTTGGTTCGCGCTGGATAATTTACATTCCATACATGCTGGGATATGGAACCAGGGCAGCAGGAAAAATTAAGCCCTACTCTACTCTCATTTTTGAAGTGGAATTGTTGGGGGTAAAATAA